In a single window of the Montipora capricornis isolate CH-2021 chromosome 11, ASM3666992v2, whole genome shotgun sequence genome:
- the LOC138023144 gene encoding creatine kinase B-type-like: protein MSPTFTSFLQTHKIAILSAAAVAGSLAVGLGAYQLSSRSTPAAVRIACDRSRPARRDSYIPLADYPDLRQYNNLMAKHLTPRLYAKLRNRQTATGFTLDKAIQTGVDNPGHPFILTVGAVAGDEESYETFAELFDAIIEERHNGFKKTDLHKTDLDSSKIRGGKFDEQYVLSTRVRTGRSIRKLSLPPHCSRAERRKVEKVVTRALGGLTGELKGRYYPLTDMTPDEQQQLIDNHFLFDKPVSPLLTCAGMARDWPDARGIWHNDDKNFLVWINEEDHVRVISMEKGGDMRTVFNRFCRGINDVETLIKRQGHEFMWNEHLGYILTCPSNLGTGLRAGVHVRLPLLCKNPNFDEILQRSRLQKRGTGGVDTAAEGDVFDISNLDRLGYSEVDLVQKVIDGVNLLIRIEKRLEAKRPINDLIPPSK, encoded by the exons ATGTCACCGACTTTCACTTCGTTTTTGCAAACTCATAAAATCGCTATTCTGAGCGCAGCGGCCGTGGCGGGAAGTCTGGCGGTTGGTTTGGGGGCTTATCAGTTAAGCTCGCGCTCTACTCCGGCAGCAGTGCGCATTGCCTGCGACCGATCGCGACCTGCGAGAAGAGACAGTTACATTCCATTAGCCGACTACCCTGATCTGCGGCAATATAACAATTTAATGGCGAAACATCTAACTCCAAGGCTGTACGCCAAACTTCGAAACAGACAAACAGCGACAGGGTTCACGCTGGACAAAGCTATCCAAACTGGTGTTGACAATCCAGGACACCCTTTCATTCTCACAGTAGGAGCAGTAGCTGGCGATGAAGAATCATACGAGACCTTCGCGGAACTTTTTGATGCAATAATCGAAGAACGACACAACGGATTCAAGAAAACAGATCTACACAAAACTGATCTCGATTCGTCTAAGATTCGCGGAGGAAAATTTGACGAACAGTATGTGTTATCTACTCGAGTCCGCACTGGGAGATCGATCCGTAAATTGAGTCTTCCTCCACACTGTTCCAGAGCTGAGAgaagaaaagttgaaaaagtcGTTACTCGAGCTCTCGGAGGCCTGACTG GTGAGTTGAAAGGCAGGTACTATCCGCTGACCGATATGACTCCAGATGAACAACAACAGCTTATCGACAATCACTTCCTGTTTGACAAACCAGTCTCCCCGCTTCTCACGTGCGCGGGAATGGCACGTGACTGGCCAGACGCGCGTGGAATCTGGCACAATGACGACAAAAACTTCCTGGTCTGGATAAACGAAGAGGATCACGTACGCGTTATCTCGATGGAGAAGGGAGGAGACATGCGCACAGTCTTTAATCGCTTCTGTCGCGGCATCAACGACGTTGAGACACTCATTAAGCGCCAAGGACACGAGTTTATGTGGAACGAACATCTAGGGTACATCCTAACTTGCCCGTCTAATCTCGGAACAGGGCTTAGGGCAGGAGTGCATGTGAGATTGCCACTTTTGTGTAAG aatccgaattttgatgaaattttacaaagatcACGGTTGCAAAAACGAGGGACGG GAGGAGTGGATACTGCAGCAGAAGGGGATGTCTTTGATATTTCCAACTTAGACAGACTAGGTTACTCGGAGGTCGACCTCGTCCAAAAAGTGATTGACGGTGTCAATTTGCTCATTAGGATAGAGAAACGATTGGAAGCAAAGCGACCTATAAACGACCTCATCCCGccttcaaagtga
- the LOC138023989 gene encoding creatine kinase U-type, mitochondrial-like, protein MADYPDLRHHNNLMAKHLTPRLYGKLRDKATASGFTLDAAIQTGVDNPGHPFILTVGAVAGDEESYDTFAELFDPIIEERHNGFKKTDVHKTDLDSSKISGGKFDERYVLSSRVRTGRSVRGFSLPPHCSRAERREVESVVCEALDGLKGNLCGSYYPLNGMTAAEQQQLIDDHFLFDKPVSPLLTCAGMARDWPDARGIWHNKDKNFLIWLNEEDHTRVISMEKGGNMRAVFDRFCQGLKEVERLIKRQGHEFMWSQHLGYILTCPSNLGTGLRAGVHVKLPNMAKDSRFGEILDKLRLQKRGTGGVDTAAVGSVFDISNSDRLGFSEVELVQMVIDGVNLLINMEKRLEKNKPIDDLIPKSERSERVSSATPRNE, encoded by the exons ATGGCCGACTATCCCGATCTGCGCCATCACAACAATCTGATGGCAAAGCACCTGACGCCGCGGTTATACGGCAAACTGCGCGACAAGGCGACCGCGAGCGGATTCACCTTGGACGCTGCCATTCAGACAGGGGTAGATAACCCGGGCCACCCGTTTATTCTGACCGTGGGAGCGGTGGCCGGGGATGAAGAGTCCTATGATACTTTTGCGGAGCTGTTCGACCCCATCATTGAGGAGCGCCACAACGGCTTCAAAAAAACTGACGTGCACAAAACGGACCTGGACTCCTCCAAGATAAGTGGCGGGAAATTTGATGAGCGTTATGTTCTGTCGTCGCGCGTGCGCACTGGACGATCTGTTCGTGGTTTCAGCTTGCCTCCTCACTGCTCGCGCGCAGAGAGACGTGAAGTCGAGAGCGTCGTTTGCGAAGCGTTAGACGGGCTTAAAG GCAATCTGTGTGGAAGCTATTATCCGCTGAACGGCATGACCGCGGCTGAGCAGCAGCAGTTGATCGACGATCACTTCCTGTTTGACAAACCAGTCTCCCCGCTTCTCACGTGCGCTGGCATGGCACGTGACTGGCCAGACGCGCGTGGAATCTGGCACAACAAGGACAAGAATTTCCTCATCTGGTTAAACGAGGAGGATCACACGCGTGTCATTTCAATGGAGAAGGGTGGAAACATGCGCGCAGTTTTTGATCGTTTCTGTCAGGGCCTGAAGGAAGTTGAAAGACTTATAAAGCGACAAGGACACGAATTTATGTGGAGTCAGCATTTGGGGTACATTCTGACGTGCCCGTCTAACCTTGGTACAGGTCTGAGGGCAGGCGTACATGTGAAACTGCCTAATATGGCTAAG GACTCGAGGTTTGGTGAAATATTGGACAAGCTGCGGCTTCAGAAACGCGGAACAG GTGGTGTCGACACCGCGGCCGTGGGAAGTGTCTTCGACATTTCCAATTCAGATCGTCTTGGCTTTTCCGAAGTGGAGCTCGTACAGATGGTGATTGACGGCGTCAATCTTCTCATCAACATGGAAAAGAGGCTCGAGAAGAACAAGCCCATCGATGACCTCATTCCCAA gagtgagcgcagcgaacgagtgagttcagcgactcctcgcaacgagtga